One part of the Cottoperca gobio chromosome 14, fCotGob3.1, whole genome shotgun sequence genome encodes these proteins:
- the cnih2 gene encoding protein cornichon homolog 2 isoform X2, producing the protein MAGSAMAFTFAAFCYMLTLVLCAALIFFVIWQIIAFDELRTDFKNPIDQSNPTRARERILNIERICNLLRRLVVPEYSIHGLFCLMFMCAGEWVTLGLNIPLLFYHLWRFFHRPADGSEVMYDPVSVMNADILNYCHNESWCKLGFYLLSFFYYLYSMVYSLVSF; encoded by the exons ATGGCAGGCTCAGCTATGGCATTCACCTTTGCGGCCTTCTGCTACATGCTCACCTTGGTGCTGTGTGCTGCTCTCATCTTCTTTGTCATATGGCAG ATCATTGCATTTGATGAGCTTCGCACAGACTTCAAAAATCCCATTGATCAGAGCAATCCCACCAGAGCG AGGGAAAGGATTCTAAACATTGAAAGAATCTGCAACCTGCTCCGCAGA TTGGTGGTGCCGGAGTATTCCATCCATGGGCTCTTCTGCCTGATGTTCATGTGTGCTGGAGAGTGGGTCACACTTGGCCTAAATATCCCGCTGCTCTTCTACCATCTTTGGAG ATTTTTTCATCGGCCAGCTGACGGCTCAGAGGTCATGTATGATCCCGTCAGTGTGATGAACGCCGACATTCTCAACTACTGCCATAATGAGTCTTGGTGTAAGCTGGGCTTTTAtctgctctctttcttctaTTATCTCTACAG TATGGTCTACTCCTTGGTGAGCTTCTAA
- the cnih2 gene encoding protein cornichon homolog 2 isoform X1 — MAGSAMAFTFAAFCYMLTLVLCAALIFFVIWQIIAFDELRTDFKNPIDQSNPTRARERILNIERICNLLRRLVVPEYSIHGLFCLMFMCAGEWVTLGLNIPLLFYHLWRFFHRPADGSEVMYDPVSVMNADILNYCHNESWCKLGFYLLSFFYYLYRSVQIHNLVNPLLLD; from the exons ATGGCAGGCTCAGCTATGGCATTCACCTTTGCGGCCTTCTGCTACATGCTCACCTTGGTGCTGTGTGCTGCTCTCATCTTCTTTGTCATATGGCAG ATCATTGCATTTGATGAGCTTCGCACAGACTTCAAAAATCCCATTGATCAGAGCAATCCCACCAGAGCG AGGGAAAGGATTCTAAACATTGAAAGAATCTGCAACCTGCTCCGCAGA TTGGTGGTGCCGGAGTATTCCATCCATGGGCTCTTCTGCCTGATGTTCATGTGTGCTGGAGAGTGGGTCACACTTGGCCTAAATATCCCGCTGCTCTTCTACCATCTTTGGAG ATTTTTTCATCGGCCAGCTGACGGCTCAGAGGTCATGTATGATCCCGTCAGTGTGATGAACGCCGACATTCTCAACTACTGCCATAATGAGTCTTGGTGTAAGCTGGGCTTTTAtctgctctctttcttctaTTATCTCTACAGGTCAGTACAAATTCACAATCTTGTCAATCCACTGTTGCTTGATTAG
- the tm7sf2 gene encoding delta(14)-sterol reductase TM7SF2: MATEGSDWLRDSFVLMNLFLGVSICKLLDGCIRISVPSHLLLHALHRRPIMRPNSHTLKHRPSHDTEREFGGTLGALCIPILLPLTVMFLICVSRSPEASVLQWPPPLPSSDQLWDPLALVLLLGWIALHALLYVIPLGKVSEGLVLRDGTRLKYPINGFHGLCISGVLLMLLLGLGAPLGYLFELLLPLAVCAIAVSFLFSVYLYIRSFWVPSHALALGGNTGNPLYDFFIGRELNPRIGNFDLKYFCELRPGLMGWVVINLGMLMKEVELRGSPSLAMILVNSFQLLYVADALWNEEAVLTTMDIVHDGFGFMLVFGDLAWVPFTYGLQAAFLVVHPQALSLLGAATIIALNGIGYYVFRKSNSQKNQFRRDPTHPSVARLETIATATGKRLLVSGWWGLVRHPNYLGDLLMALAWSLPCGFSHLLPYFYVIYFTVLLIHREDRDERQCRAKYGLAWDTYCRHVPYRIFPYIY; encoded by the exons ATGGCCACGGAgggatctgattggctgagagacAGTTTCGTGCTGATGAACTTGTTTCTGGGCGTTTCCATCTGCAAGCTGCTGGATGGATGCATTAGAATATCAGTACCGTCCCATCTACTTCTACATGCTTTACACCG GAGACCAATAATGAGGCCAAACAGTCACACGCTCAAACACAGACCCTCACATGATACAGAGAGGGAATTTGGAGGAACCCTGG GTGCATTATGCATACCCATCCTTCTCCCGTTGACGGTGATGTTCCTGATCTGTGTGAGTCGATCCCCTGAGGCCAGTGTGCTCCAGTggccccctcccctcccctcctctgacCAGCTGTGGGACCCTCTGGCCCTCGTTCTTCTGCTGGGCTGGATCGCTCTGCATGCCCTCCTCTATGTGATACCATTAGGAAAG GTGTCTGAAGGATTAGTGCTGAGGGATGGAACGCGTCTCAAGTATCCCATAAATG GTTTTCACGGCCTGTGCATCAGCGGCGTGTTGCTGATGTTGTTACTGGGGCTCGGGGCTCCTCTGGGGTATCTGTTTGAGCTGCTGTTGCCTTTGGCAGTTTGTGCAATAGCGGTGTCATTCCTGTTTTCCGTCTACCTCTATATCCGCTCCTTTTGGGTTCCTTCTCATGCTCTCGCCTTGGGCGGCAACACAG GGAATCCCCTGTATGACTTCTTCATCGGACGGGAGCTAAACCCCCGGATAGGaaattttgaccttaaatattTCTGTGAACTCAGACCGGGTCTGATGGGCTGG GTGGTCATAAACCTTGGCATGCTGATGAAGGAGGTGGAGCTCCGAGGTTCCCCCTCACTCGCCATGATACTGGTCAACAGCTTCCAGCTGCTGTACGTGGCAGATGCTCTGTGGAATGAG GAGGCTGTTCTGACAACCATGGACATTGTGCATGATGGTTTTGGCTTTATGTTGGTCTTTGGGGACCTGGCCTGGGTTCCCTTCACATACGGCCTGCAGGCTGCTTTCCTGGTTGTGCACCCACAGGCCCTAAGTTTACTCGGAGCAGCAACTATAATAGCACTCAATG GTATTGGATATTATGTTTTCAGAAAATCCAACTCGCAGAAGAACCAGTTCCGACGAGACCCTACACATCCAAGTGTTGCAA GACTGGAGACCATCGCCACAGCAACAGGGAAACGCCTGCTGGTGTCTGGCTGGTGGGGTCTCGTTCGTCATCCCAATTACCTCGGTGACCTCCTCATGGCCCTGGCGTGGTCCCTGCCATGTG ggTTCTCACATCTTCTGCCTTACTTCTATGTCATCTATTTCACCGTGTTGCTGATTCACCGAGAGGACCGTGATGAGAGACAGTGTAGGGCCAAATACGGACTAGCGTGGGACACCTACTGCCGACACGTCCCCTACAGGATCTTCCCTTATATCTACTGA